A region of the Carettochelys insculpta isolate YL-2023 chromosome 11, ASM3395843v1, whole genome shotgun sequence genome:
AAAGAACATTTGTGCATTTTAATAAGTTCTGctgcagggttcttttgaaatttcTGACCCATGATGATCCCTGTTTGACCCTGAATCATGCTTCCTGGCCCGATCGGCTTTGCAGCAATAGGGACTGGAGCGATCCTGACAAATTTGGAGGACAAGTTCAAATTGGATGACGGAACTATCTGTGGCACAAGTGCAAAGGTCTGTCCTTGAATGTTGACTAGGAGCTGTGCAATTTTAATGTTCTCTTGAGCTGGTCCTTGTGAACTAGGGTTTGTATTTGACTCTTGTTTGATCTGTACAGGTTGAATTTGGAGCATCACAGGTATCCCTCCCTCCAGGGATAGTGCTCCATTTGAAACATCACTACCTTCCATTGAGCTACTTGATTGTTCATTTTTACTTTCTTTAAAAGTAACGCTAGGTACCAGATGGTCTTTTTGCTGAACTGAAGCAACAGAAGCTTGGCTGCAAGCTCTCAAGTCCTTGGTCTCACTTTTAGACCCTTCCTTGAGATCCAGCTCCATGTTTTCCTCCAGAAACTCCTCGATCTCCTCAAGCGTGGGCTGAAATGGTCCAGaatcttccatctccactgcaaaCTCAGGCAATCTGAAATACTCCTCTTTTACTACTGGTTGAAGCCTCCGTTTATCCCACCAAGTGGCAGGGGTGTTTCCCAAGGAAGCCTGGGACAGTAAATAGTCTAAAATACTATCTTGACTTTCAACACTTGATGTGCTTCCATAGCTAGAGCTGAGAACCTGGGAATCAGGACTGGAGCAAGAGCAAAAGCTTGAAGAATCACTGTCATCTTCTGACACAGGTGAGGGCAGCATGTGATATGACCTCCCACCAGCCATCAGGTCCCCAAAGTATCCAACAGAGGATCTTGTGGATGAAAAATATTCATCAGCAGGAAGCAAGTGATCCACCATTCCTGGATAATCTGTTATGGGTATCTCACCCGCACATACCATGCAGTGAAGGTTCAAGCGAAACCCTGAACATGGGGAACAAAAGTACAGTCAGACATCAGGTTTTATCATTCACTTCCATGCATTACACCTACAAATCTCTCTAGCTCAAATAAGAGTCATAGGCCTGCAGTTTCACTGGGAAAACATGTTGCCACATGCTTTCATATTGTTGTATCACCCCCAAAGGATTCTGAGTACCTAGGCATTTTCCCAAGATTGCACCACATGTTTGCAAAATAATTCTTTCAGAAACCATTTCACAATTATGTGTTCTTTAGATTTTCAGTGACTTTTCAGACTATTGCTGGCAAAAGGCAATCCATTTATCAGCTTTTGCCTGGCAATGAACTGGGGAATGGAAAAAAAGATGGTGACATTTTAATGCCcaaaaagtaaacacaaataaagtTTATAACTTGTGTCCATAAAAGAACACAAATCCTCACCTTATCTTATAGCTCTCCAAtgactttatttttcactttctcaCTTCTTTAAATATAGGCTAATCAGCATAATGCAAGGACTAGTCTGTCAGGAGCCAAAGATATTTATTGTGCTTCAGCATTTAGTAGTAAGATTTTCCTTTCCAGATGTAATGAATCAGTTTGCTAACGTCATTATCGACTGCATCGCCCTTAATAAGATTGGCAACATGCTGGGCTAATAACTATGTGTTGCCAGGCCAGCTGATTGTGCTGGTGTCACTTCGTCATTCCACACAACCTATTATTTGGATGCACAGCTTTGAGATGATCTAAATATGGTGCCAACTTCTAAACTGGGAAGGCTTATATTGGAAGCAAGTGCTTGCGCAGGATTTCAATTCATTGTGACTACAAGTGGCTGCACTTGTACTATGAACACATAGCTTAGCAGGGCCAATGGGCTTGATCCCTCAACCTCTTGCACACCTGAACATtctagctgaagtcagtggaactacacACATGAGTAAAGAATTACAGGCTCAGGAACTTATTCTGCTCTCCTCTCTGAGGCAAAATGCCCACAGACAGCAATGGAATTCCTGCAGCCCTCAATTCAGGCTCAGCAATCTTACTGGGAGTTCCGTCTGAGAATTCACTGCTTAACAGCTGCAAAATAAAAACCCTTACAGAGCTAAAATGAAGACGTGCAGAGCTTGCTCAACATTGGCCCTTGGTTCTCTTCTCAGCTCAAGGTGACTGACTGAAAATTGAGCTGCatatgcacataacaaaatatgcCTCTCTGTGGAAGGCATGTGCATTGCAGAGATACATGTCATTTGATCTGTCTGTGAGGGGGTATTTGAGAGACAGAGCCAAGCAAGAGCAGAGCCAGAGCAAGAAGAGAGAGAATCAGGCATGTGACCTAGCATGAAGGAAATGCCAGTCAAGCTTGTTTCACACTGACATTTTCCATAGGCTTTGCTACTGTGCTATGGACATTTTTCCATGAATAGTCAACAGCATTCAGTTTTGGGAAGGGTGGGAGATGTTTATTATTACTCCAGGGCACCTATGCAGCCCAATTGGCAAAACTGCCTCTGTCCCTGTCTTCaaggaggaaataaaaataaatcagtgcCCTCAGTCCATAGCCCATGCAGTGCACAACAACCTTCTCATGCTTCATCAGCATCAGTCTATTAACCTTCCACAGGAAGTAGAAATAAAAcacacacttcttaaagccacagcTTCCTTGTTTATTTatatgtgtggtggggggaggggttctgaAGAACAGGGAACTAAAAGCCAAGTTGTACATTTTCCTGGTTAGCGCCTACTGACAGTCATCTGTTCCTGCAAACTGATAATGAAATACTCACATGTGCTCATTGTGAGGAAGTTCAGACAAAGGTTAGTGTTCATGTTCTGTGACCTTAGTCTATAACCATTTTTAATGGTAAAAGTGATTGCAAGCATATTTGAAAGATGCCTAGGAGACTATGAGTCAGACTTTGAGCTCAGTGCAAATTCAGTGACTCCAaaagaagtcagtggagctgcattactgcagatttacaccagtgaaacagagatcagaatctggcttgTTGGATCTTTTATTGTTTTCGAAGGGATCACTGGGTAATGTCTTGCTTGCTGCAAAAGCAGAGACAACCACAGTTTAAtgtagggcagaaggaagggcACATTCCCATATGGCAGATGGCTTCAGATCCTGCCTATTCCCATTTTGCTCCAGCTCTACCCTTTCATTGCTCTTGCGGTGACCACAAAGATTTTGCACACACAACATTTTTGCTAAAGACAGATTGGCTTGTATGTACGTTTCTGTGTCTGTGAGAAAGTATTTCAATCAAACAGCTAATTTAGCACAGTAAAGATTTCTTAAATGTCCACTTCAAGCTGGAACCCATTCTTGGTCCCACTGAAAGAAATGACAAAATGACAACATGTCCACACTGCTTGACAATCTTAAGAGCAAAAATCCACAGTACCTGGGCTAGAGATATGGCCCAAACAAAACATTCACATACATACGTACATGCCCCTATAATGCACTGCTTCAAAGTAACAGTTACAAGGGCCAAGGCCTCAACAACATTGCAAGACAAACAGAAATTTAGTATCCTGTTATTCCTGGTGATGCTTACAACCGTCATAAGAAATATGATATCCTGCAACTGAGAACACCAACAGAACATTTTACCAACTGGCACTTGCTGTCCGCCATGTGGCTATGCTAACAACCATTTTCTAGGGAAATCACTTTTCTCTTAGCATTAGAAATACATAAGGATGTGACCCTGCTCCAACTGGGCCATACAACTACGACTTAGAAACACCGTGAGCCTTGAATTTCAAAGAAATCAGCAGCCCCTTAACATGatgtaaatacatttttaaaatagaacaATCCATTTTCTATGAGCAGCACTTGCCAGGTGGTTCACCGAAACTACTGCTGGGAAGCATTTCACCTGGTAAGGCGCCACTTTACAGCACATTTTGCAGTACAGAGTAGCCAGGCGTGTACACTTGATATAGCATGCCAGGGCGAGAGCCACTTttaagggggggggggtgtttggggagggGCCCCCTGAGCATTAGAAAGCTGGGAAGGCGCTTTCCTTTGCAGCTAGCATGGTTTCCCCATCACATGGCTGTCACTCGCTAGCGCTGGAGAACGAGGGGTTTTGAAAAGCCTTCCTAAAGAGGAAACGCTTCATTTGCAGAAGCGGCTGCAGCGCTGCTGGAACCCTAAGCCGCCCCTTCGCTCGCCTGGCCAGGCCGAGCACGCATTCGTTCCAGGCATTTCTATGCTAATACCTCCGTAGTGAATGGAGTCCCTTCAACCCGTTCGTTGCACGGGGCAGCaaatggagaggggaggggctgcttTACAGAGCCCCTCGGCCTTGCCAGGCTGTGAGCCAGCCCCTGGATTTCTGCTTGCCTTCTGCACGCGTCGCCCGAGTGTGGCTAGCCCACCTGGCGGGGCTGGGCATGCAGCGAAGgcggccagggcccagctgctgctccttcgcCCCTTCCTCGGCCCCAGAGTTCAGCTTGACCGAGAGTAACCCCGCCTCGCTGCTCCTCCTGTCAACATTACCATAAGAGCCCGCGAGCAAAGCGCACGCCGCCGTCCGCTCGCCACCAGCGCCGCGCTGCGCAGCCAGGGGGAGCTGGGCTTCAGCAAGGGCACGAGCCGCGCCGCCCGATGCTCTCCTGGCAGGGGGCGGTCTCCTTTTGGCTACTCCCCGGAGCCACAAATCCAACCGACTTCTGCAAGCCCCAGGCCTGCAACGCAGCGCCCGGTGCGGCCGCCCCCGTGCAAAGACAATAGGGACGGGACGGTGGCTTTTAAATGAAAGCAGCTACTCCTTAGCCTGCTGCAAAGCGCCCATCCTCAGCGCCCAGGGGTGGACAAGCGGCCCGGCTCTCGCATGCGAGGGCGCAGGACGACGCGCCTAGCAGGGACATGAAGCGGGGCCGGAGAGCTAGCAGGCTGGCGGCTTTGGCGGGCGGGGGAGAGGGGTGAGTCCTGGCCTGGTGTGCTCCGCAGCGGTTCTCAACGCTGGGCACATGGCagaacccctgctctgccttttcCGGCCACCACGGGGCTGTAAACAGCGCCACGGCTCCTGCCGGACCAGCTCCCCGCCCCTCGCGGAAAGAGGAGCCGTGTAAACAGCCCCCCGCCTCCCACTGCTCAGTGAATCCGGATTTCTCACTCTCCCTTCCCCAACGCTGATGCCAGAGCGTCTCCCCAGCAcgttcccctcccccctccccgggaTCCCCATTCCCCCGCTCCCCAGCAATCCCGGGTATCTCCCTCCCAGGACCCCGCGCGGATGCGGGGCTGATTCCGCCCGCGCACCCGCCCGCTGCACTCCGGCCACCCCGCGGGGGGCAAACTCCTTACCTGAACTTTTCCGCAGGGCCGCACGCCCCGAACAACACAGCCCCCCCAAATCCGAGCCAGGCAATAGCCCGGCGCCCGGCAGCTGCCCTTGGCGTTCGGCCCCGGCGCCCGCCCGGCCCCGCCGcgctggaagggaggggggtcCGGAGGTGGGGGCGCCGCTTGTTAAAGGTTGTCCTTGAAAAGCGCCGCGAGGCAGGGTCCCGCTTTGGCAGCCGCGGCAGCAGCGCTGCTGATGTGTCCTTTAGCTCCCCTAGTGTAGTACTATATCCCCGTCACATGACTGCCAGGGAGGCAGCACACTGCAAGCAGGGGAAGGCTGGAAAGAGGCTCGACCCAAGCCGCTCGCCTCATTGGCCCCAGCAGCGGCGAAGGGGCTGGCCGGAGAGGGTCTGTCGTCAATGGATGCAGCTGGCGTCctatcctctctctctccctccgtCGTCGCCTCCGCCTCCTCTGCCGCTCCTGCCGGCCCCCTCCCGTGCTGGCTCGCGGCCAAGCGAGCGGAGTCAGGAATgttgggctgctgccctgcttacTCCATCTCTGAGCCGTGACAGTGACGCTCATGTGAATGAGAGGGAGAAATGCCTGGGGGACGCTTTGAGGGCTGCAAACCTTGGAAGAAACCACAGGGAGAATTTGTCCCCAGCAGGGCGATGGGTGGGTTGCAGGATGGGTTGAGTAGTTCTATAGTCTGCAaagctggagatgtttaagaccCAGTCTTAAGAATGGATCCGAGTCCATCCTCCTTCCCCTTAAGTCTTGCCTTCTCGGTCCTTGGCTTTCTGATGAGCCCTGGGATGCTGCTGTTCAGGAGACATGCAGGAGATACACAAACTGAGCCTGGTTCCATTATTTTCAACAAAGTGTTGACCCATATGTAGCAGAGATGTTTGAATGTTGGGGAGGGGGCCATGTCGAAATTTTAGGTGATTAATCACAGCAATAAATGTTCTCAGTCAGAGGCTGAACACGAGCCTGGCACCCTTGGTGCTGAAAGGGAGAATGTGCAAGACTCAGTATCATCTACCCatattaccaacacgtccaccgcttactgggctcagaagaaatttaggagtaaattacaatggaacagcacagaacactaaggccgcgtctacacgtgcacgctacttcgaagtagcggcgccaacttcgaaatagcgcccatcacggctacacgtgttgggcgctatttcgaagttgaaatcgacgttaggcggcaagatgtcgaagtcgctaaccccatgaggggatgggaatagcgccctacttcgaagttgaacgtcgaagtagggcacgtgtagacgatccacgtcctgcaacatcgaaatagcggggtccgccatggcggccatcagctgaggggttgagagacgctctctttccagcccctgtggggctctatggtcaccgtgtgcagcagcccttagcccagggcttctggctgctgctgtggcagctggggatccatgctgcatgcacagggtctgcaaccagttgtcagctctgtggatcttgtgttgtttagtgcaactgtgtctgggaggggccctttgagggagcggcttcctgttgagtccgccctgtgaccctgtctgcagctgttcctggcacccttatttcgatgtgtgctactttggcatgtggacgttccctcacagcgcctatttcgatgtggtgctacccaacgtcgaagttgaacgtcgacgttgccagccctggaggacgtgtagatgttattcatcgaaatagactatttcgatgttgctacatcgaaataagctatttcgatgtagcgtgaacgtgtagacgtagcctaagagccaggactgctagctgtaaacaaactttatgggaccacaggaaacttggccacatccatgatacatctaaaatcatgctggattatggatattgctggatgggagagggccagactagagaggttcaagctgtatgtGCATTAAATATCACAACTATGGAAGCCCAGCTGTGTTGTCCTGTGCTGGACAAACATATCAAGGGAAAGTCACTGCCCCCAATGAGCTTATCTCCGAAATAGACAATGCAGAAAAAAGGATCTGAGAAAGGAAGCTTGATTATCCTCAtctgacagatggggaaactaaggcaagGAGCatttgtggtgggttttttttgtttgtttgtatttgtttttgttaaacCACCTCCCCAAGGCAAACAGAAagactgtggcagagccaggactaaAAGTCAGATCTCCCAAGTCTCAGCCTTAACTAACAGACCATCTTTCTTCTCAGTTGTTTTTAAGTGCCTTCCAACAACCTCCTAAGCAATGTGTCATGCACAAAATACAGACACTTCCTGCTCTGAAGAGGTTGTATCTTAAATAACACAACACGGAGAGAGCACACTGGAAAATTGCTCTCGCCGACTCACTTCTTGAGAGCACCACAGAAGCAGCCGTTAGGTAGCATATGAGTGAGCAGAGGATAATGGCTTGGTGCAGTAGAGCTAGGAAAATATCGGTCAAGTAGAAAGTGACATACAAGCCAGCTGTGTGTAGAGGGGAGCGGATGGATAAGGCACAGAGGCTGGCATCATTAGGAGAGAGGAGAGGGCAAGGTATGATGTAGTAAAAGATCAGGTCAGAGAAGAATGTAGCTATGCAGAGCTGACAAGCCAAAGATGGAGACAAGAAGATTAAACTTGTGGTGAAaacaggatggggaggggagctagAAGTATTTGAAGGGTATGTCTAAACCTGTGGCGTCCAAcacattcgccacatgtggcaaacaagGCTGTGGAGCTGTATGCGGCTCTTGGAGACTTTAAATGTAGCTGCGCCTGACAGCCGCACACTTCATGCCCTCCACCCACTTCGCGCACA
Encoded here:
- the KLF15 gene encoding Krueppel-like factor 15 gives rise to the protein MVCAGEIPITDYPGMVDHLLPADEYFSSTRSSVGYFGDLMAGGRSYHMLPSPVSEDDSDSSSFCSCSSPDSQVLSSSYGSTSSVESQDSILDYLLSQASLGNTPATWWDKRRLQPVVKEEYFRLPEFAVEMEDSGPFQPTLEEIEEFLEENMELDLKEGSKSETKDLRACSQASVASVQQKDHLVPSVTFKESKNEQSSSSMEGSDVSNGALSLEGGIPVMLQIQPVQIKQESNTNPSSQGPAQENIKIAQLLVNIQGQTFALVPQIVPSSNLNLSSKFVRIAPVPIAAKPIGPGSMIQGQTGIIMGQKFQKNPAAELIKMHKCSFPGCTKMYTKSSHLKAHLRRHTGEKPFACTWPGCGWRFSRSDELSRHRRSHSGVKPYQCPVCEKKFARSDHLSKHVKVHRFPRSSRSVRSVN